The genomic DNA ttggtaactctgcaaacccttggtgttctctcaatgagcttcatgaggtagtcacctgaaatggttttcacttcacaggtgtgctttatCAGGGTTAATTGGTGGAATTTTTtcacttattaataaaaaagcaaagtgtggctactttgaagaatctaaaatataagacatgttttaagttatttgttaagtacataattccatatgtgttcattcatagttttgatgccttcagtgagaatctacaatgtaaatagtcatgaaaataaaaaggaaacgcattgaatgaggtactgtactgtatatatatatatatatatatatatatatatatatatatatatatatatatatatatatatatatatataaataagataggcagacatacatacatacatatttacacacacacaccttaaactatacatatatacacacacacacacaccttaaactatatatatacacatacacaacttaaactatacatatatacaaataaatgtatgattatatataataaatataattacatttttgcagGAGTTATAACCGTCCAGGTGCCGCTGTGCCGGACAGGATTGTGGCTGCCAAGGGGCAGCGGCAGGTTGGGGCAGTGACCTCTGCAGAGAGAGGGACACTGGTCACCTTTGCCCTTGCAGGAAATGCACAGGGTGAAATTATCCCTCCGTTTTTCATTTTCCCCAGAAAGAGATTCCAACCACATTTCCTCAGGGGGGGTCCAGTTGGCTGCGCTGGATCTGCGAGTGGCAGTGGGTGGATGCAGGAGGGGACTTCATGCTGTACTTTGGCCCACTTTGCCAGCAACACCCGGGTCAACAAGGACTCCaagctgctgctcctcctcgaAAATCACGCTTCCCACCTTCCTCTTGGAGCCATCGACTACTGCAGGGAAAATGGAATAGTTTTACTGTTTTTCCCTCCTCACTGCACCCACCGTCTGCAGCCGATGGCCTGTAGCGTCTTTGGTCCATTGAAGACCTACATCAACTCGGCCGCAGACCAGTGGATGAGAGGCCACCCAGGGATAAACCTCTGCATTTATGACGTGCCATCTGTTGTTGCAGCAGCCTTACCTCTGGCAGCGCAGGCTTCAAATGTCATCTCAGGGTTTTCTGGAACCGGGATCTGGCCCTTTAACCCTGAGAAATTCAACGACGATGACTTTGCGCCGTCATACGTTACTGACCGTCCTCCTCCCAAGGCTCTTTCCCCAGCAGGTGACGAGGTCCAAGAGGCTGGAAACGCTACTCCAGGTAGGCAACATTAAGtcgatgaatgaatgaataaataaataaatagaataaaaaagtTCATAAAAGTTAATCTATCCTCTTCGTCTTTTTCTTCTCATTGAAGTCTCTGACGAAGAATTCAGCCCGGAGATTGTCCGTCCTTTCCCCAAGGCTGGCTCTAGAAAGACTACaatgagaaaagggagaaagaggcAAGTAGAGTtcagtttttgccttttttgcattttgtattttaataattataACCATAGTTAATGTCCCATTTAATTTTGCAGGACAACTGCAATACTTACAGACTCTCCGGTGAGGGCAGCTTTGGAGGAGGCGAAACAGCGTCGACCTAAGCCATCCTCCAAGGTACCgagaaaaaggctgttctcgCCTTCTTGAAAATACatattaatttaaacatttgaattgcattggtttACTTTGCACATCAGCAAGCCTGccatacaatgtgatgtaagagccagtcccctgagtttatacaagatgtttccacattaaaacgcaaATTATAAAAAcgtaaattattatttgagtccatttttaatcaactctaatatctgatcgtttgtctccttcctaagagcgtttatatacatataagagttagttttgtttgtgatttaaaagtgtagctttatcatcatgtgcagtaacaaacaaaacaaagagactaattaatgtgttaatacaaagaatatttattataatcagttcacagatctgagtccaaacagaaacttcacccttctgaactaagaggttctgcttcaaagtgaggttcaaacagactgaaatgtccactCCAGGCTCACCcctccactatttattcatttatttctgcatgtagttatttatgacttaaagtcatgtttcgtcatccacagccagactccctttaggaaacctgtgatttaaacttcagcaggctgtgacagtccgctccgctgagtccttgttctagttctcccgggcttcccttccctccagccgtCCCAGCAGTACGGGCCTCAAGCAgtgtggtgtcggttttggctcccaggaagcgggcagtgagctccagatcctgcagccgcagacagACTCTGCTGCCGCTTTAGCTTCTCTCCGTCCGCCGGCTGCCGGCAAACGCAGTGGAATTTCCAGCCGAAATctacatacaggtcgtcctggactacgtggaaAATCCTGccaatcaccactctgtctttggccggtccCATATGGATCAGTGGGGACCGGCACAGCAGCGAGGCAAAGCGGTGTTCCTGCCCGGGGAAAAAGACGCTGCCGTTGGGCCACGGAACTCTCCACCTCtcgctgccgccggagctcagattgcaggtccaaggcggcatatatatcataaaacacattctcacctgtgaactgttatcccttgctgtttttttttttcatttctttcgtTCCAACATCCATAAACAGCACAACAGTCTGGCATCTTTAGTGCTAGCTaatcctgcgccactgaactctacctatcgatctgcgctcgattgctcttccttcatcctccaactaCCCAGATGTCTGtcacagtaacttgaaattgaattttgagaactgaatctgaattgtgagaactgaatgtgaagatatttagagagttgaattttcagtgaggatcaaattttattggacttcagttacaaacgaatgaattcaatttcaaattatactattcagattcagtttttcaatgcaatgattgaaattaaacaatacaatttcaaattatatgattcaaattcagtttttcaatgcaataattcaagtttagcaattcaaattcaaatataaatgattcaaattcagtttctggtggcacatatttcagacCATACGCCTCCGCCACCATCACCACCTGGTC from Perca fluviatilis chromosome 2, GENO_Pfluv_1.0, whole genome shotgun sequence includes the following:
- the LOC120572363 gene encoding uncharacterized protein LOC120572363 isoform X3 produces the protein MQEGTSCCTLAHFASNTRVNKDSKLLLLLENHASHLPLGAIDYCRENGIVLLFFPPHCTHRLQPMACSVFGPLKTYINSAADQWMRGHPGINLCIYDVPSVVAAALPLAAQASNVISGFSGTGIWPFNPEKFNDDDFAPSYVTDRPPPKALSPAGDEVQEAGNATPVSDEEFSPEIVRPFPKAGSRKTTMRKGRKRTTAILTDSPVRAALEEAKQRRPKPSSKPSQQYGPQAVWCRFWLPGSGQ
- the LOC120572363 gene encoding uncharacterized protein LOC120572363 isoform X5, producing MQEGTSCCTLAHFASNTRVNKDSKLLLLLENHASHLPLGAIDYCRENGIVLLFFPPHCTHRLQPMACSVFGPLKTYINSAADQWMRGHPGINLCIYDVPSVVAAALPLAAQASNVISGFSGTGIWPFNPEKFNDDDFAPSYVTDRPPPKALSPAGDEVQEAGNATPVSDEEFSPEIVRPFPKAGSRKTTMRKGRKRTTAILTDSPVRAALEEAKQRRPKPSSKVPRKRLFSPS
- the LOC120572363 gene encoding uncharacterized protein LOC120572363 isoform X1, giving the protein MQEGTSCCTLAHFASNTRVNKDSKLLLLLENHASHLPLGAIDYCRENGIVLLFFPPHCTHRLQPMACSVFGPLKTYINSAADQWMRGHPGINLCIYDVPSVVAAALPLAAQASNVISGFSGTGIWPFNPEKFNDDDFAPSYVTDRPPPKALSPAGDEVQEAGNATPVSDEEFSPEIVRPFPKAGSRKTTMRKGRKRTTAILTDSPVRAALEEAKQRRPKPSSKTIRLRHHHHLVLFCSCPSWSHLCHHHYLVLFCSCSSWSHLCHHHLVLCCSWSCHPLHHRR